In the genome of Leishmania braziliensis MHOM/BR/75/M2904 contig, possible fusion of chromosomes 20 and 34, one region contains:
- a CDS encoding mitochondrial carrier protein-like protein, with translation MIKADGGWKAFWRGNTINCFKAGPEFAIVFSIRRYLSSLYEDCVVRETQRKKILVARWKAKEEHSAGISRRGHGDCESMMTEHEESRSRTGGVGPQSSIDGVGSGCCAGLMSFVSSPSPAASVAQLLTRDELKLQERMILQEASIFTPPFNRLGCLSTVPQLVVNCTIGAVAGLGAQGILYPLEVVKTRVVVSRSNEYQGGVAEIVRLAYNRGGVMEFYRGFAPNMVGIIVYRGLEMGLYSSAQQSIMMYRMQVRKMSRHEASLNSAEIGVLGMFSSTVAQTVSYPLNVIRTRLQTQGTNGRANKYSGMMDCMVKMVRNKGVTSLFSGLTANYLKAVPASACTFVVFEWAQGLLVEDE, from the coding sequence ATGATCAAGGCTGACGGGGGCTGGAAGGCGTTTTGGCGTGGCAATACAATCAACTGCTTCAAGGCAGGGCCCGAGTTTGCCATTGTCTTCTCGATTCGCCGCTACCTCTCCTCGTTGTATGAAGACTGCGTAGTGCGAGAAACACAACGCAAGAAGATCTTGGTGGCGCGGTGGAAAGCAAAGGAGGAGCACAGTGCCGGCATCAGCCGTCGTGGACATGGGGACTGTGAGTCAATGATGACGGAGCATGAGGAGAGCAGAAGTCGTACTGGAGGGGTGGGACCTCAGAGTAGCATCGATGGTGTTGGTAGCGGCTGTTGCGCCGGTCTGATGTCATTTGTTTCATCGCCATCCCCAGCAGCTTCGGTCGCTCAGCTGCTGACGAGAGATGAGTtgaagctgcaggagcggaTGATCTTGCAGGAGGCGTCCatcttcacccctccctttAACCGACTGGGATGCCTTTCAACTGTGCCCCAGCTAGTGGTGAACTGCACGATCGGTGCCGTCGCCGGCCTTGGTGCCCAAGGCATTTTATACCCACTGGAGGTGGTCAAGACGCGCGTTGTGGTCTCGCGAAGCAACGAGTATCAAGGCGGTGTGGCCGAGATCGTGCGGCTTGCATACAACAGGGGTGGTGTAATGGAGTTTTACCGTGGGTTTGCGCCGAACATGGTCGGCATTATTGTCTACCGAGGACTGGAAATGGGCCTCTACTCTAGCGCGCAGCAGTCAATCATGATGTATCGCATGCAGGTTAGGAAGATGAGTCGACACGAAGCTAGCTTAAACTCAGCCGAGATCGGCGTTTTAGGCATGTTTTCTTCCACAGTTGCGCAGACAGTGTCATACCCGTTGAATGTTATTCGGACACGGTTGCAGACGCAGGGAACCAACGGACGGGCGAACAAGTACAGTGGGATGATGGACTGTATGGTGAAGATGGTTCGCAACAAAGGTGTGACATCACTCTTTAGCGGACTTACGGCGAACTACCTCAAAGCGGTGCCAGCAAGCGCCTGCACGTTTGTTGTCTTTGAATGGGCTCAGGGACTGCTTGTAGAGGATGAGTAG
- a CDS encoding putative exosome subunit rrp6p homologue: MPSKAGDVVLPSTKDVVSAVFGSVKEYSKLSAQLPLDDYEYHLAFPGFRKHIRDDSETLVALMDACTQLLPKRRRTSLCSEEDPRSGAVHLVEAQRTAVMEAIDSLLENVDSLLDEVKGRKLDAQEQLSVTFGSELMALQHRNGVAGPAEASSGRGGLVSLAHIRRPQLLFDTPPDNSVAPFVPHYCDASGQYHLGVAGQHPFEGVIRAFVIPESQLLPREEVPPMPLDTCPLSFVDTPAAMQAMVAKLLLSSEIAVDLEHHDFYSYQGITCLMQISTREEDFIVDCLQLRSLMGTLAPVFLNPLILKVLHGAREDIRWLQKDFSLYLVNFFDTGVALQTLHMPYSLAFAVDHFCQVKLNKKFQTADWRVRPLSAEMVHYARQDTHFLLYVYDRLKALLLNSEGRAIVGNLLVHVYKESKQLSLQLYEKPHVVPEETYKIALGRSLSGLNKVQEKVARDVFNWRDSAAREVDDSPTAVLHLSSVLAIASKLPATAKELLRCCAPPTAVVRDNVALLVDFVKDAVANGKDDVAAKAHSMRDNGESADDWNDGAMTAAKKEWEFYRSLCPTGVHRPMTGTLPSLASVVKTVVPAEVSQAERSALLSHTTPSQWFTAMQALSRVLATRPPQRVELPGADVFVARQTATAADQAAKDAEEKKTESGAVSNSCSSSVSELAQEADEEELTMGATTAQSAEDQSAPVIPVDKRAFSIKQKYGIGGKRKAKKTGKGTSWQVK; encoded by the coding sequence ATGCCATCCAAAGCTGGTGATGTTGTACTTCCTTCGACGAAGGATGTCGTTTCCGCTGTCTTTGGGTCTGTGAAGGAGTACAGTAAGCTCTCTGCGCAACTTCCACTGGATGACTACGAGTACCACCTCGCCTTTCCGGGATTCCGCAAGCATATTCGCGATGATAGTGAAACGCTTGTTGCACTGATGGATGCATGCACACAGCTCCTTCCAAAGCGGCGGCGTACAAGTCTCTGCTCGGAAGAGGATCCGCGCAGTGGTGCGGTACACCTCGTTGAGGCACAGCGCACTGCTGTTATGGAGGCAATCGACTCGCTTCTAGAAAACGTCGACTCTCTTCTCGACGAGGTGAAGGGGCGTAAGCTCGACGCACAGGAGCAGCTCTCCGTCACGTTTGGGTCCGAACTGATGGCTTTGCAGCATCGCAACGGGGTTGCTGGTCCTGCCGAAGCAAGTAGTGGGCGCGGAGGTCTGGTATCTCTGGCCCACATCCGGCGCCCGCAGTTGTTGTTCGACACCCCTCCGGACAACTCGGTAGCGCCGTTTGTGCCGCACTACTGCGACGCATCGGGGCAGTATCACCTTGGGGTGGCTGGGCAGCACCCTTTTGAGGGGGTGATCAGAGCCTTTGTCATCCCAGAGTCCCAGCTGCTCCCGCGGGAAGAGGTACCGCCGATGCCGCTGGACACCTGTCCGCTCTCTTTTGTGGATACCCCCGCGGCGATGCAAGCGATGGTCGCGAAGCTGTTGTTGTCAAGCGAGATCGCTGTGGACTTGGAGCACCACGACTTCTACAGCTATCAGGGCATTACTTGCCTCATGCAAATCAGCACTCGCGAGGAGGACTTCATTGTCGactgcctgcagctgcgctctTTGATGGGGACTTTAGCGCCGGTTTTTCTGAACCCGTTGATTCTTAAAGTGCTGCACGGCGCGCGCGAAGATATTCGGTGGCTGCAGAAGgatttctctctctacctgGTGAACTTCTTCGACACTGGAGTGGCGCTACAAACACTGCACATGCCATACAGCCTCGCCTTTGCCGTCGACCACTTCTGCCAGGTGAAGTTGAACAAGAAGTTCCAGACGGCCGACTGGCGTGTAAGGCCGCTGTCCGCAGAGATGGTGCACTACGCGCGGCAAGACACACACTTTCTCCTCTACGTGTATGACCGATTGAAGGCACTACTGTTGAACAGCGAGGGCCGCGCCATTGTTGGTAATCTGCTCGTGCACGTCTACAAAGAGAGCAAACAGCTCTCCCTACAGCTCTACGAGAAGCCACACGTGGTGCCTGAAGAGACGTACAAGATTGCGCTGGGCCGCAGCCTTAGTGGACTGAACAAGGTGCAGGAGAAGGTTGCGCGCGACGTATTCAACTGGAGGGACTCAGCAGCACGTGAGGTGGATGATTCACCCacggctgtgctgcacctGTCCTCGGTGTTGGCCATTGCCTCTAAGCTcccagcgacagcgaaggAGCTGCTTCGTTGCTGCGCGCCACCAACGGCGGTCGTGCGCGACAACGTCGCCCTCCTTGTGGACTTCGTTAAGGATGCCGTTGCGAATGGCAAGGATGACGTGGCGGCGAAAGCGCACAGCATGCGAGACAATGGAGAATCAGCCGACGACTGGAACGACGGTGCGATGACAGCGGCAAAGAAGGAGTGGGAATTCTATCGCTCCCTCTGCCCCACAGGCGTGCACCGCCCCATGACAGGAACTCTGCCTTCCTTGGCCAGTGTGGTTAAGACGGTGGTACCAGCCGAGGTCTCTCAGGCGGAACGCTCCGCCCTTCTCTCGCACACGACGCCGTCACAGTGGTTCACCGCCATGCAAGCCCTGTCTCGTGTTCTCGCTACtcgtccaccgcagcgcgtcgAGCTTCCGGGCGCCGATGTGTTTGTCGCCCGCCAGACAGCTACAGCAGCGGACCAGGCTGCGAAGGATgctgaagagaaaaagacagagagcggCGCAGTCTCTaacagctgcagctcgaGCGTCAGCGAGCTGGCTCAGGAAGCCGACGAAGAGGAGTTGACCATgggcgccaccaccgcacagAGTGCCGAGGACCAATCGGCACCCGTCATACCGGTCGACAAACGGGCCTTCTCTATCAAGCAGAAGTACGGCATCGGAGGCAAGAGAAAGGCTAAAAAGACTGGCAAAGGAACGTCATGGCAGGTGAAGTAG
- a CDS encoding phosphatidylinositol-4-phosphate-5-kinase-likep ro tein, translated as MPLNRELLASVKLEAVSESDWIEEGYDKANDSRSAGADGSVQGASPNTDGNDDQNAATKKVIHCLKIALERVITSISLPEKRRPLNPQKDFSIASTINFSASRRAETIACCGPNAASVKKARGQQMRDSRTPIIGGPNRQGNRLRGEASHVLPMDEAMLRSEDNIDRNYSGLTTSGGIFESTVTRENRLHRSLTRTQTLVDFSTDDEDDEDEEAIPPASFTFTDFSPMCYRHIREFFHVDSTAYCDVLCNSRWHSIPTPGKSAAQLFFCGRDWVIKTMTEQESNFLCKILHRYYYHVRDNPFTLLPHFVGHYRLRIGRNTHIFIIMQNVFATTNTIHEKFDLKGSTIGRFASDAEKRRTTFTQKDLDINSPMHLGMERRLLLIDQVKKDCEFLKRSMIMDYSFLVGIHVLPMTGNTLSSVNPGGLLGMLTRSVTDTTLRTITTLGYTTAGDRLESPGADVAEFARSGVFLDGRCFTADQGGMLSNKVPGLRQEIYYIGIIDILQEYTARKALENAVLGSIYDRKRISCVQPNDYAARFIAFISSIIV; from the coding sequence ATGCCTCTTAACCGAGAGCTGTTGGCGTCCGTGAAGCTGGAGGCTGTGAGTGAATCGGACTGGATAGAGGAGGGATACGATAAAGCGAATGACAGTCGCTCCGCCGGCGCGGACGGCTCTGTACAGGGTGCTTCTCCCAACACCGACGGTAATGACGATCAAAACGCAGCCACCAAGAAGGTAATTCACTGCTTGAAAATAGCACTAGAGCGCGTGATTACGAGCATCTCTCTTCCGGAGAAACGTCGGCCATTGAACCCACAGAAGGACTTTTCCATTGCATCAACGATCAACTTCAGCGCGTCTCGCCGGGCCGAGACGATCGCCTGCTGCGGGCCCAACGCCGCTAGTGTGAAGAAGGCGCGTGGCCAGCAGATGAGAGATTCCCGCACACCAATCATCGGTGGTCCCAATCGGCAAGGAAACCGCCTACGAGGCGAGGCGTCTCATGTTCTCCCCATGGACGAAGCTATGTTGAGGTCAGAGGACAACATTGACCGCAACTACAGCGGTTTGACAACATCCGGAGGGATCTTTGAGTCTACTGTCACCCGGGAGAACCGCCTTCATCGGTCGCTGACACGAACACAGACGCTTGTGGACTTTTCGACAGATGACGAGGACGATGAAGACGAGGAAGCCATTCCGCCTGCGAGCTTCACCTTCACAGATTTCTCCCCGATGTGCTACCGCCACATCCGCGAGTTCTTTCACGTAGACTCGACGGCGTACTGTGACGTGCTGTGCAACAGTCGCTGGCACAGCATCCCCACACCCGGTAAGTcggctgcgcagctcttctTCTGCGGCCGCGATTGGGTGATAAAAACGATGACGGAGCAGGAGAGTAACTTTCTATGCAAAATCCTACACCGGTACTATTATCACGTGCGCGACAACCCTTTCACACTTCTCCCGCACTTTGTGGGTCATTATCGACTTCGCATCGGCAGGAACACACACATCTTCATCATAATGCAAAACGTCTTTGCGACCACCAATACGATCCACGAGAAGTTCGACCTGAAGGGCAGTACAATCGGCCGCTTTGCCTCTGACGCTGAGAAGCGCCGGACAACGTTCACGCAGAAGGACCTCGATATCAATAGTCCGATGCACCTTGGCATGGAACGGCGGCTCTTGCTGATTGACCAGGTCAAGAAGGACTGCGAGTTTCTGAAGCGATCCATGATTATGGACTACTCATTCCTGGTTGGCATACACGTGTTGCCGATGACAGGTAACACCTTGTCCTCTGTGAACCCCGGCGGATTGCTAGGTATGCTGACACGCAGTGTGACAGACACCACATTGAGGACAATCACCACTTTAGGGTATACTACCGCAGGGGATCGACTAGAATCACCTGGTGCTGATGTTGCTGAATTCGCACGCAGCGGTGTGTTCCTCGACGGCCGCTGCTTCACCGCTGATCAGGGTGGCATGTTGAGCAACAAGGTGCCTGGACTGCGACAGGAAATATACTACATCGGCATCATTGACATTTTGCAAGAGTACACCGCACGTAAAGCTCTCGAGAATGCTGTGCTCGGGTCCATATATGATCGTAAACGCATTTCATGTGTCCAACCGAACGACTACGCAGCTCGTTTCATTGCGTTCATCTCATCTATCATTGTGTAA